From Pogoniulus pusillus isolate bPogPus1 chromosome 16, bPogPus1.pri, whole genome shotgun sequence, a single genomic window includes:
- the UBA7 gene encoding ubiquitin-like modifier-activating enzyme 7 isoform X1: MAGSGEQGLYSRQLYVLGGGARRLAEAAVLVSGLRGTGAQVAAALVLAGTGRVVLHDSGAVRTGDLSHQFLLGGNDVGQNRAEVSQRALAELNPHVVVAAHTEELSEAFLASFQVVVLTESPLEEQLWIGDFCHVRGICFIVADTKGLAGQLFCDFGEHFVVEDPAEGDPVCAIIQHISQGNPGVVTCIGTEDSHGHLFCDGDLVTFSGVEGMSELNGQKPIPVHVLDAFRLEIGDTSSFSPYCCGGLVLQERLPQVHSYKSLRQALAEPRIQVASPDVLLRSQSLHAAFQALHIFCKEQGHLPRPRARADAERMLELARSLRTQQGLLDEYVVRAFASVSAGDLCPMAAVVGAMAAQEALKAITGKFLPLDQWLYFDALECLELEEAMQLTEEDCAPRGTRYDGQIAVFGATFQEQLGHQKYLVVGAGAIGCELLKNFAMMGLAAGPGGHLTVTDMDTIALSNLHRQLLYRSSDISKPKSVVAAAAIQRMNPDVSVTAHQNEVGPATESLYGDDFFQHLNGVTSALDSMEARTYLENRCVRCLTPLLDSGTEGPRGNVLAMVPFLTKPLEPAGASRDGTFPFCTLRYFPRTIQHTLQWARDEFEGLFQLPAEHVNQFMKDPAFLEQLPAGKALEVLEQVQKSLQERPQNWQDCVCWAHQHWQNCYHNAIVQLLHTFPPEHETSPGIPFWTGDRSCPHPLTFDPDNNTHLQYILATAHLFAKAHKVPPCSDQAATQTILRSTVLPPFLPQEELNIPLAEEQEEVQAPEDHGRLVKLTQDLVQKREELLGGEEVQVPLMEPIHFEKDNDIHVDFITAASNLRAENYGIPPADWLMSKRIAGRIVPAIITTTAAVAGLVCLEVYKLVWGCQDLKCYRNSNLCLSDCLLLRIQPLPPTTYWYGGKEWSCWDHLELQAVGADGKEMTVQEVLDWLQRTYGWSVTMLLHGYTVIYDKEEDEEIQAQQQAQRLSEKLEHAREMRRLELLYVCEGEDAEASNRRPPLLCSLP; encoded by the exons ATGGCGGGCAGCGGCGAGCAGGGGCTTTACTCGCGGCAGCT GTACGTGCTGGGCGGCGGGGCGCGGCGGCTGGCAGAAGCGGCGGTGCTGGTGTCGGGGCTGCGTGGGACCGGAGCGCAGGTGGCGGCGGCGCTGGTGCTGGCGGGAACTGGGCGTGTCGTCCTGCACGACAGCGGAGCCGTCCGCACGGGTGACCTCTCCCACCAG TTTCTCTTGGGAGGGAACGATGTAGGCCAGAACCGTGCTGAGGTGTCCCAGCGAGCCCTGGCTGAACTGAACCCTCATGTAGTGGTGGCAGCTCATACTGAGGAGCTGTCAGAAGCCTTCCTTGCTTCCTTCCAG GTGGTGGTACTGACTGAATCCCCACTGGAGGAGCAGCTTTGGATTGGAGACTTCTGCCATGTCCGGGGCATCTGCTTCATTGTGGCTGACAccaaggggctggcagg gcagctgtTCTGTGACTTTGGGGAGCACTTTGTTGTTGAGGACCcagcagaaggggacccagTGTGTGCCATCATACAACACATCTCCCAG GGCAACCCAGGCGTGGTGACATGCATAGGGACAGAAGACAGCCATGGGCACCTCTTCTGTGATGGTGACCTGGTGACATTTTCTGGCGTGGAGGGGATGTCAGAGCTGAATGGCCAGAAGCCTATCCCTGTGCATGTGCTGG ATGcttttaggctggagattggAGACACCAGCTCCTTCTCACCTTACTGCTGTGGGGGCCTGGTCCTGCAGGAGCGGCTGCCCCAGGTGCACTCCTAT AAGTCCCTGcgccaggcactggcagagcccAGAATCCAAGTGGCAAGTCCAGATGTGCTGCTGCGCAGTCAGAGCCTGCATGCCGCCTTCCAGGCCCTACACATTTTCTGCAAGGAGCAGGGTCACCTGCCCCGACCCAGAGCACGA gcagATGCTGAGCGGATGTTGGAGCTGGCACGGAGCCTGAGAACGCAACAGGGTCTCCTGGATGAGTATGTTGTGCGTGCCTTTGCCAGCGTGAGTGCAGGGGACTTGTGCCCTATGGCTGCCGTTGTTGGGGCCATGGCAGCTCAGGAGGCTTTGAAG GCCATCACTGGGAAGTTCCTGCCCCTGGATCAGTGGTTGTATTTTGATGCCCTGGAGTGCCTGGAACTGGAGGAGGCCATGCAGCTCACAGAGGAGGATTGTGCCCCG AGGGGCACTCGCTACGATGGACAGATTGCTGTCTTTGGGGCCACcttccaggagcagctgggcCACCAGAAGTACTTGGTG gtgGGAGCCGGTGCCATTGGCTGTGAGCTGCTGAAAAACTTTGCCAtgatggggctggcagcaggaccaggtgGGCACCTTACTGTCACTGATATGGACACCATCGCTCTCTCCAACCTTCATCGGCAGCTCCTGTACCGCTCATCAGATATATCA AAGCCAAAGTcagtggtggctgcagcagctatACAGCGCATGAACCCTGATGTCAGCGTCACAGCTCACCAGAACGAGGTGGGACCTGCCACTGAGTCACTCTATGGAGATGActtcttccagcacctgaatggCGTCACCAGTGCCTTGGACTCGATGGAGGCTC GTACCTACTTGGAGAACCGCTGCGTCCGCTGCCTCACACCGCTGCTGGACTCGGGCACTGAGGGGCCACGGGGGAATGTGCTGGCCATGGTGCCCTTCCTGACCAAACCATTGGAACCAGCTGGTGCATCCAGGGATGGCACCTTCCCCTTCTGCACCCTGCGGTACTTCCCCCGCACCATCCAGCACACGCTGCAg TGGGCTCGTGATGAGTTTGAGGGGCTCTTCCAGCTGCCTGCGGAGCACGTCAACCAGTTCATGAA AGACCCGGCGttcctggagcagctgccagcagggaaggCCCTGGAAGTCttggagcaagtgcagaagaGCCTTCAGGAGCGGCCACAGAACTGGCAGGACTGTGTGTGCTGGGCCCACCAGCACTGGCAGAACTGCTACCATAATGCCATTGTCCAGCTGCTGCACACTTTTCCCCCAGAGCAC GAAACCAGCCCAGGTATCCCCTTCTGGACAGGAGACAGGAGCTGTCCTCATCCACTGACATTTGACCCTGATAAT aACACCCACCTGCAGTACATCCTGGCCACTGCTCACCTCTTTGCCAAGGCCCACAAGGTGCCTCCATGCAGTGACCAGGCAGCCACCCAGACCATCCTCCGCAGCACAGTCCTGCCACCCTTCCTaccccaggaggagctcaacatccctcttgctgaggagcaggaggaggtgcaGGCACCTGAGG ACCATGGGCGGTTGGTGAAGCTCACCCAGGATCTGGTTCAGAAAAGAGAGGAGCTGCTAGGGGGTGAGGAGGTGCAAGTGCCTCTGATGGAGCCCATCCACTTTGAGAAG GACAATGACATCCATGTGGATTTCATCACAGCAGCCTCCAACCTGCGTGCAGAGAACTATGGCATCCCCCCTGCTGACTGGCTGATG agcaaGAGGATTGCTGGGCGGATTGTGCCtgccatcatcaccaccacaGCAGCGGTGGCTGGGCTGGTGTGCCTGGAAGTCTACAAGCTGGTGTGGGGGTGCCAGGACCTCAAGTGCTACCGCAACAGCAACCTCTGCCTGTCTGACTGCCTGCTGCTCCGCATTCAGCCCCTGCCACCCACCACCTACTGG TATGGCGGGAaggagtggagctgctgggaccatctggagctgcaggcagttgGTGCAGATGGGAAGGAGATGACCGTGCAAGAGGTGCTGGACTGGCTGCAG AGGACGTATGGCTGGAGCGTGACCATGCTCTTGCATGGCTATACTGTGATCTATGACAAGGAAGAGGATGAAGAGATACAGGCCCAACAACAGGCACAGAG GTTATCAGAGAAGCTGGAGCATGCCAGGGAGATGCGGCGGCTGGAGCTGCTGTatgtgtgtgagggagaggatGCTGAGGCCAGTAACAGGcgtccccctctcctctgctccctacCCTAA
- the UBA7 gene encoding ubiquitin-like modifier-activating enzyme 7 isoform X3 — protein sequence MAGSGEQGLYSRQLYVLGGGARRLAEAAVLVSGLRGTGAQVAAALVLAGTGRVVLHDSGAVRTGDLSHQFLLGGNDVGQNRAEVSQRALAELNPHVVVAAHTEELSEAFLASFQVVVLTESPLEEQLWIGDFCHVRGICFIVADTKGLAGQLFCDFGEHFVVEDPAEGDPVCAIIQHISQGNPGVVTCIGTEDSHGHLFCDGDLVTFSGVEGMSELNGQKPIPVHVLDAFRLEIGDTSSFSPYCCGGLVLQERLPQVHSYADAERMLELARSLRTQQGLLDEYVVRAFASVSAGDLCPMAAVVGAMAAQEALKAITGKFLPLDQWLYFDALECLELEEAMQLTEEDCAPRGTRYDGQIAVFGATFQEQLGHQKYLVVGAGAIGCELLKNFAMMGLAAGPGGHLTVTDMDTIALSNLHRQLLYRSSDISKPKSVVAAAAIQRMNPDVSVTAHQNEVGPATESLYGDDFFQHLNGVTSALDSMEARTYLENRCVRCLTPLLDSGTEGPRGNVLAMVPFLTKPLEPAGASRDGTFPFCTLRYFPRTIQHTLQWARDEFEGLFQLPAEHVNQFMKDPAFLEQLPAGKALEVLEQVQKSLQERPQNWQDCVCWAHQHWQNCYHNAIVQLLHTFPPEHETSPGIPFWTGDRSCPHPLTFDPDNNTHLQYILATAHLFAKAHKVPPCSDQAATQTILRSTVLPPFLPQEELNIPLAEEQEEVQAPEDHGRLVKLTQDLVQKREELLGGEEVQVPLMEPIHFEKDNDIHVDFITAASNLRAENYGIPPADWLMSKRIAGRIVPAIITTTAAVAGLVCLEVYKLVWGCQDLKCYRNSNLCLSDCLLLRIQPLPPTTYWYGGKEWSCWDHLELQAVGADGKEMTVQEVLDWLQRTYGWSVTMLLHGYTVIYDKEEDEEIQAQQQAQRLSEKLEHAREMRRLELLYVCEGEDAEASNRRPPLLCSLP from the exons ATGGCGGGCAGCGGCGAGCAGGGGCTTTACTCGCGGCAGCT GTACGTGCTGGGCGGCGGGGCGCGGCGGCTGGCAGAAGCGGCGGTGCTGGTGTCGGGGCTGCGTGGGACCGGAGCGCAGGTGGCGGCGGCGCTGGTGCTGGCGGGAACTGGGCGTGTCGTCCTGCACGACAGCGGAGCCGTCCGCACGGGTGACCTCTCCCACCAG TTTCTCTTGGGAGGGAACGATGTAGGCCAGAACCGTGCTGAGGTGTCCCAGCGAGCCCTGGCTGAACTGAACCCTCATGTAGTGGTGGCAGCTCATACTGAGGAGCTGTCAGAAGCCTTCCTTGCTTCCTTCCAG GTGGTGGTACTGACTGAATCCCCACTGGAGGAGCAGCTTTGGATTGGAGACTTCTGCCATGTCCGGGGCATCTGCTTCATTGTGGCTGACAccaaggggctggcagg gcagctgtTCTGTGACTTTGGGGAGCACTTTGTTGTTGAGGACCcagcagaaggggacccagTGTGTGCCATCATACAACACATCTCCCAG GGCAACCCAGGCGTGGTGACATGCATAGGGACAGAAGACAGCCATGGGCACCTCTTCTGTGATGGTGACCTGGTGACATTTTCTGGCGTGGAGGGGATGTCAGAGCTGAATGGCCAGAAGCCTATCCCTGTGCATGTGCTGG ATGcttttaggctggagattggAGACACCAGCTCCTTCTCACCTTACTGCTGTGGGGGCCTGGTCCTGCAGGAGCGGCTGCCCCAGGTGCACTCCTAT gcagATGCTGAGCGGATGTTGGAGCTGGCACGGAGCCTGAGAACGCAACAGGGTCTCCTGGATGAGTATGTTGTGCGTGCCTTTGCCAGCGTGAGTGCAGGGGACTTGTGCCCTATGGCTGCCGTTGTTGGGGCCATGGCAGCTCAGGAGGCTTTGAAG GCCATCACTGGGAAGTTCCTGCCCCTGGATCAGTGGTTGTATTTTGATGCCCTGGAGTGCCTGGAACTGGAGGAGGCCATGCAGCTCACAGAGGAGGATTGTGCCCCG AGGGGCACTCGCTACGATGGACAGATTGCTGTCTTTGGGGCCACcttccaggagcagctgggcCACCAGAAGTACTTGGTG gtgGGAGCCGGTGCCATTGGCTGTGAGCTGCTGAAAAACTTTGCCAtgatggggctggcagcaggaccaggtgGGCACCTTACTGTCACTGATATGGACACCATCGCTCTCTCCAACCTTCATCGGCAGCTCCTGTACCGCTCATCAGATATATCA AAGCCAAAGTcagtggtggctgcagcagctatACAGCGCATGAACCCTGATGTCAGCGTCACAGCTCACCAGAACGAGGTGGGACCTGCCACTGAGTCACTCTATGGAGATGActtcttccagcacctgaatggCGTCACCAGTGCCTTGGACTCGATGGAGGCTC GTACCTACTTGGAGAACCGCTGCGTCCGCTGCCTCACACCGCTGCTGGACTCGGGCACTGAGGGGCCACGGGGGAATGTGCTGGCCATGGTGCCCTTCCTGACCAAACCATTGGAACCAGCTGGTGCATCCAGGGATGGCACCTTCCCCTTCTGCACCCTGCGGTACTTCCCCCGCACCATCCAGCACACGCTGCAg TGGGCTCGTGATGAGTTTGAGGGGCTCTTCCAGCTGCCTGCGGAGCACGTCAACCAGTTCATGAA AGACCCGGCGttcctggagcagctgccagcagggaaggCCCTGGAAGTCttggagcaagtgcagaagaGCCTTCAGGAGCGGCCACAGAACTGGCAGGACTGTGTGTGCTGGGCCCACCAGCACTGGCAGAACTGCTACCATAATGCCATTGTCCAGCTGCTGCACACTTTTCCCCCAGAGCAC GAAACCAGCCCAGGTATCCCCTTCTGGACAGGAGACAGGAGCTGTCCTCATCCACTGACATTTGACCCTGATAAT aACACCCACCTGCAGTACATCCTGGCCACTGCTCACCTCTTTGCCAAGGCCCACAAGGTGCCTCCATGCAGTGACCAGGCAGCCACCCAGACCATCCTCCGCAGCACAGTCCTGCCACCCTTCCTaccccaggaggagctcaacatccctcttgctgaggagcaggaggaggtgcaGGCACCTGAGG ACCATGGGCGGTTGGTGAAGCTCACCCAGGATCTGGTTCAGAAAAGAGAGGAGCTGCTAGGGGGTGAGGAGGTGCAAGTGCCTCTGATGGAGCCCATCCACTTTGAGAAG GACAATGACATCCATGTGGATTTCATCACAGCAGCCTCCAACCTGCGTGCAGAGAACTATGGCATCCCCCCTGCTGACTGGCTGATG agcaaGAGGATTGCTGGGCGGATTGTGCCtgccatcatcaccaccacaGCAGCGGTGGCTGGGCTGGTGTGCCTGGAAGTCTACAAGCTGGTGTGGGGGTGCCAGGACCTCAAGTGCTACCGCAACAGCAACCTCTGCCTGTCTGACTGCCTGCTGCTCCGCATTCAGCCCCTGCCACCCACCACCTACTGG TATGGCGGGAaggagtggagctgctgggaccatctggagctgcaggcagttgGTGCAGATGGGAAGGAGATGACCGTGCAAGAGGTGCTGGACTGGCTGCAG AGGACGTATGGCTGGAGCGTGACCATGCTCTTGCATGGCTATACTGTGATCTATGACAAGGAAGAGGATGAAGAGATACAGGCCCAACAACAGGCACAGAG GTTATCAGAGAAGCTGGAGCATGCCAGGGAGATGCGGCGGCTGGAGCTGCTGTatgtgtgtgagggagaggatGCTGAGGCCAGTAACAGGcgtccccctctcctctgctccctacCCTAA
- the UBA7 gene encoding ubiquitin-like modifier-activating enzyme 7 isoform X5 produces MAGSGEQGLYSRQLYVLGGGARRLAEAAVLVSGLRGTGAQVAAALVLAGTGRVVLHDSGAVRTGDLSHQFLLGGNDVGQNRAEVSQRALAELNPHVVVAAHTEELSEAFLASFQVVVLTESPLEEQLWIGDFCHVRGICFIVADTKGLAGQLFCDFGEHFVVEDPAEGDPVCAIIQHISQGNPGVVTCIGTEDSHGHLFCDGDLVTFSGVEGMSELNGQKPIPVHVLDAFRLEIGDTSSFSPYCCGGLVLQERLPQVHSYKSLRQALAEPRIQVASPDVLLRSQSLHAAFQALHIFCKEQGHLPRPRARADAERMLELARSLRTQQGLLDEYVVRAFASVSAGDLCPMAAVVGAMAAQEALKAITGKFLPLDQWLYFDALECLELEEAMQLTEEDCAPRGTRYDGQIAVFGATFQEQLGHQKYLVVGAGAIGCELLKNFAMMGLAAGPGGHLTVTDMDTIALSNLHRQLLYRSSDISKPKSVVAAAAIQRMNPDVSVTAHQNEVGPATESLYGDDFFQHLNGVTSALDSMEARTYLENRCVRCLTPLLDSGTEGPRGNVLAMVPFLTKPLEPAGASRDGTFPFCTLRYFPRTIQHTLQWARDEFEGLFQLPAEHVNQFMKDPAFLEQLPAGKALEVLEQVQKSLQERPQNWQDCVCWAHQHWQNCYHNAIVQLLHTFPPEHETSPGIPFWTGDRSCPHPLTFDPDNNTHLQYILATAHLFAKAHKVPPCSDQAATQTILRSTVLPPFLPQEELNIPLAEEQEEVQAPEDHGRLVKLTQDLVQKREELLGGEEVQVPLMEPIHFEKDNDIHVDFITAASNLRAENYGIPPADWLMYGGKEWSCWDHLELQAVGADGKEMTVQEVLDWLQRTYGWSVTMLLHGYTVIYDKEEDEEIQAQQQAQRLSEKLEHAREMRRLELLYVCEGEDAEASNRRPPLLCSLP; encoded by the exons ATGGCGGGCAGCGGCGAGCAGGGGCTTTACTCGCGGCAGCT GTACGTGCTGGGCGGCGGGGCGCGGCGGCTGGCAGAAGCGGCGGTGCTGGTGTCGGGGCTGCGTGGGACCGGAGCGCAGGTGGCGGCGGCGCTGGTGCTGGCGGGAACTGGGCGTGTCGTCCTGCACGACAGCGGAGCCGTCCGCACGGGTGACCTCTCCCACCAG TTTCTCTTGGGAGGGAACGATGTAGGCCAGAACCGTGCTGAGGTGTCCCAGCGAGCCCTGGCTGAACTGAACCCTCATGTAGTGGTGGCAGCTCATACTGAGGAGCTGTCAGAAGCCTTCCTTGCTTCCTTCCAG GTGGTGGTACTGACTGAATCCCCACTGGAGGAGCAGCTTTGGATTGGAGACTTCTGCCATGTCCGGGGCATCTGCTTCATTGTGGCTGACAccaaggggctggcagg gcagctgtTCTGTGACTTTGGGGAGCACTTTGTTGTTGAGGACCcagcagaaggggacccagTGTGTGCCATCATACAACACATCTCCCAG GGCAACCCAGGCGTGGTGACATGCATAGGGACAGAAGACAGCCATGGGCACCTCTTCTGTGATGGTGACCTGGTGACATTTTCTGGCGTGGAGGGGATGTCAGAGCTGAATGGCCAGAAGCCTATCCCTGTGCATGTGCTGG ATGcttttaggctggagattggAGACACCAGCTCCTTCTCACCTTACTGCTGTGGGGGCCTGGTCCTGCAGGAGCGGCTGCCCCAGGTGCACTCCTAT AAGTCCCTGcgccaggcactggcagagcccAGAATCCAAGTGGCAAGTCCAGATGTGCTGCTGCGCAGTCAGAGCCTGCATGCCGCCTTCCAGGCCCTACACATTTTCTGCAAGGAGCAGGGTCACCTGCCCCGACCCAGAGCACGA gcagATGCTGAGCGGATGTTGGAGCTGGCACGGAGCCTGAGAACGCAACAGGGTCTCCTGGATGAGTATGTTGTGCGTGCCTTTGCCAGCGTGAGTGCAGGGGACTTGTGCCCTATGGCTGCCGTTGTTGGGGCCATGGCAGCTCAGGAGGCTTTGAAG GCCATCACTGGGAAGTTCCTGCCCCTGGATCAGTGGTTGTATTTTGATGCCCTGGAGTGCCTGGAACTGGAGGAGGCCATGCAGCTCACAGAGGAGGATTGTGCCCCG AGGGGCACTCGCTACGATGGACAGATTGCTGTCTTTGGGGCCACcttccaggagcagctgggcCACCAGAAGTACTTGGTG gtgGGAGCCGGTGCCATTGGCTGTGAGCTGCTGAAAAACTTTGCCAtgatggggctggcagcaggaccaggtgGGCACCTTACTGTCACTGATATGGACACCATCGCTCTCTCCAACCTTCATCGGCAGCTCCTGTACCGCTCATCAGATATATCA AAGCCAAAGTcagtggtggctgcagcagctatACAGCGCATGAACCCTGATGTCAGCGTCACAGCTCACCAGAACGAGGTGGGACCTGCCACTGAGTCACTCTATGGAGATGActtcttccagcacctgaatggCGTCACCAGTGCCTTGGACTCGATGGAGGCTC GTACCTACTTGGAGAACCGCTGCGTCCGCTGCCTCACACCGCTGCTGGACTCGGGCACTGAGGGGCCACGGGGGAATGTGCTGGCCATGGTGCCCTTCCTGACCAAACCATTGGAACCAGCTGGTGCATCCAGGGATGGCACCTTCCCCTTCTGCACCCTGCGGTACTTCCCCCGCACCATCCAGCACACGCTGCAg TGGGCTCGTGATGAGTTTGAGGGGCTCTTCCAGCTGCCTGCGGAGCACGTCAACCAGTTCATGAA AGACCCGGCGttcctggagcagctgccagcagggaaggCCCTGGAAGTCttggagcaagtgcagaagaGCCTTCAGGAGCGGCCACAGAACTGGCAGGACTGTGTGTGCTGGGCCCACCAGCACTGGCAGAACTGCTACCATAATGCCATTGTCCAGCTGCTGCACACTTTTCCCCCAGAGCAC GAAACCAGCCCAGGTATCCCCTTCTGGACAGGAGACAGGAGCTGTCCTCATCCACTGACATTTGACCCTGATAAT aACACCCACCTGCAGTACATCCTGGCCACTGCTCACCTCTTTGCCAAGGCCCACAAGGTGCCTCCATGCAGTGACCAGGCAGCCACCCAGACCATCCTCCGCAGCACAGTCCTGCCACCCTTCCTaccccaggaggagctcaacatccctcttgctgaggagcaggaggaggtgcaGGCACCTGAGG ACCATGGGCGGTTGGTGAAGCTCACCCAGGATCTGGTTCAGAAAAGAGAGGAGCTGCTAGGGGGTGAGGAGGTGCAAGTGCCTCTGATGGAGCCCATCCACTTTGAGAAG GACAATGACATCCATGTGGATTTCATCACAGCAGCCTCCAACCTGCGTGCAGAGAACTATGGCATCCCCCCTGCTGACTGGCTGATG TATGGCGGGAaggagtggagctgctgggaccatctggagctgcaggcagttgGTGCAGATGGGAAGGAGATGACCGTGCAAGAGGTGCTGGACTGGCTGCAG AGGACGTATGGCTGGAGCGTGACCATGCTCTTGCATGGCTATACTGTGATCTATGACAAGGAAGAGGATGAAGAGATACAGGCCCAACAACAGGCACAGAG GTTATCAGAGAAGCTGGAGCATGCCAGGGAGATGCGGCGGCTGGAGCTGCTGTatgtgtgtgagggagaggatGCTGAGGCCAGTAACAGGcgtccccctctcctctgctccctacCCTAA